CAGCGTTCGCCTGGTAGACAGCATAGAAGAAGGACGTTATCAGTTTATTGTTGCCAATGTTGCAAATAACAGTATTCATCAGAAAAGCAATTATCTTACGCTGGATAAAGGTTCGAAAGACGGGGTAGAAAAAGATATGGGCGTAATAACTTCTAATGGAGTTGTTGGTATAGTATTGAATGTCTCAAAAGACTTCTGTACAGTACAGTCTCTATTGCATCCCGATACACGTATCTCCGTCACACTGGGCAAATCAGAAGTATTTGGTTCGTTAATGTGGGGCAGTAACAGAGATTCACGGTATGCGATGGTGCGTGATATTCCTAATCATGTCAAGGTCGCCAAAGGAGAAAAAGTATACACTTCCGGTTTTTCAATTTTTCCAAAAGGAATACAGGTCGGCCAAATAGTAGAGACAGGCATTACCTCCGGTGAAAGTTTTCTGGATCTGCGGCTACTGCTTTCCACCAATTTTTCAAATCTTCAGCACGTGTATATTCTTAAAGATAAAATGGCCGAAGAAAAAAGACTTTTAGAAGAAACGAATAACGACAATGGGTAGAACGGTTTTACTTAATTTTTTACGATTTGTAATCCTTATTCTTTTACAGGTTTTTCTGTTCAAGAATATTGGTTATTACAATCTCGCCAGCCCCTTCCCTTATATTCTTATTATCTTTCTTTTACCTATCGGCCTTCCTAATTTATTATTATACGTACTGGCTTTTCTTACCGGACTGACAGTAGACGTATTTTATGATTCACTGGGCGTACATGCTGCTGCATGTGTGGCATTAGCCTGGTACAGGATCTTTTTTCATAACATCACGCTGGAGGTGGATATGAAAGAATCCTACCTCACCCCCTCATTAGGAGAAATGGGATTTAAATGGTTCCTTTCCTATACATTTTTTGGCATTTTAGTCCACCATACGGTATTGTATATATTAGAAGTATTTTCATTCTACCAATTTCAATATACACTCTTAAGTATCGGATTAAGTTGTATCTTTACACTGATTATCATCCTATTATCCGGGCTATTATTCTTTAGAAAGAAGACCCGTTATAATGCATAATCGATTCTGTACATTTTTCTAATAACGAAGGAAACCTCCGGTTTATGAACAGTTTTTTTGCTCGTAAATACGTCATTCAAGGGATATTTATTGCCGTTGCCATTATACTGATTGCTCGACTTTTTTATCTTCAAATCATTGACGACACTTATCTTCTGTCTGCAAACAACAATGTCTTGAGGAAAGTCATTGTATATCCTGCGCGCGGGGTCATCTTAGACCGTAACGGCAAGGTAATGGTACAAAACGAACCTGTCTACGATCTACTGGTCACCCCAAAAGAAGTAAAAGATATAGACACCGCTTTACTCTGTTCATTAATAGACATCGATAAAGCCGGCTTTGACAGCCGGATGGCCAAAGCTCGCGCGCATTCTCCGTTCAGAGCCTCTCAATTTGAAAAGCAACTTTCGGCGACCACCTATGCACGTCTTCAGGAACATTTATATAAATTCAGAGGATTCTATGTACAGAATCGTACTGTCCGCAGTTATCCGGACAGTCTGGCTGCACAGTTCCTGGGATATATTGAGGAAGTAAGAGATCGGGACATCGAAAAATCAAATGGTTTTTACAGACCAGGCGATTATATTGGCGCCAGTGGTGTTGAACGGGCATATGAAGATCTGTTACGCGGTAAAAGAGGTGTCAAAAATCTTATGGTTGATGCCCTCAACAGACCAAAAGGAGTTTTTATGGAAGGCAAGTATGATACGCTTGCTGTAGCCGGGGATGGATTAATCTCTTCACTGGATAAAGAACTGCAGATTCTGGGTGAAAAATTAATGAAGAATAAACTGGGATCCATTGTTGCAATCGAACCTTCCACAGGAGAAATACTGGCCTATGTAAGCAGTCCGAGTTACGACCCCAACCTGATGGTAGGGAGACAAAGAGGCAATAATTATATGAAATTGCTGAATGATCCGACCAAACCCATGTTTAACCGGCCTATTCAGGCTTCCTATCCGCCGGGATCTGTATTCAAGGTGGTTTCAGCTTTGACAGCACAGCAAGCCGGCATGATAGATACGCATACTGTATTTAATTGTCCCGGAGGATACAGCTACGGAGGAGGGCGCGGATTTATGCGTTGTACGCACGTAGATGGACCAACCAGTCTGGTCAAATCTATACAACGGTCCTGCAATACCTATTACGGGTATACGTATGCCCGAATGATAGATTCAAGAGGACTTTCCGGACCAAAGGCATACGATCTGTGGAGAGAGGCTACTATGAAATTTGGTATAGGTCATAAATTAGGAATCGATTTACCCGGCGAAAAACCAGGTCTGCTACCTACTTCAGATTTTTATACAAAACGTTATGGTAATGACAAATGGAGATCTTCATTTAACATTTCTTTATCGATCGGACAAGGTGAAATGGGTATTACACCTTTGCAGATGGCAAATATCATGGCCATTGTTGCCAACAGAGGTTTCTATTACCGTCCTCACCTGATCAAAGGGATAGGAGACAAAAAAATCCTGAAAGAAGAATTTACAGAAAAAATTTCTGCCGGAGTAGATGCGAAATATTATCAGATGGTGATAGAAGGCTTAAGTCAGGCCGTGAACTCTCCGGGAGGTACAGCGTATTCCAACAGAATTAATGGAATAGAAATGTGTGGAAAAACAGGAACTGCCCAGAATCCACACGGTGAAAACCATGCTGTATTCTTTGCGTTTGCCCCACGTGAAAATCCAAAAATAGCAATTGCTGTATTTGTAGAAAATGCCGGTTACGGAGGAGTATGGGCTGGACCTATAGCCAGTATGATGGTCGAAAAATATGTTAAGGACACCATCACTATGCCAAAGTATATTCAGGATCGTATCTATAATGCGAGTTTTATGCCGAAGAAGGAAATTCCGAAACCGAAGAAAGAGGATGTGAAAAAGGACAGCACAAAAACAAAAGCAAAAACAGTGCAGCAGACTGCAGCAATAAGAGACGATAGAAAATCAGTATTAGTTCACCATAGCCAAATCAAAAGAAGATATGAATAATGTTAAGCAAAAATCCTTCTTCGGGAGAATCGATTGGTTAACAATCTTATTGTGGCTAACGTTGTGCCTTATTGGCTGGTTTAATATTCATGCAGCCGTCTTTGATCCGGAACATCCGGAATTGTTCAACCTGCAGACAAACTATGGCAAACAGTCTATTTATATTTTTTCCGCTATCATTATCGGAATCAGTATTTTAATTATTGATGCCAAGTTTTTCAGTTCTTCCGCTCCGGTTATCTATATAGTCGTTACCCTCCTGCTTATAGCCGTATTAGTTGTGGGCCGGAATGTGGGTGGTAACCAGGCCTGGATACCACTTGGAAGTTTCAGGCTGCAGCCTTCTGAATTTGGTAAACTGGCAACCTGCCTTTTACTTGCCTATTATCTCAGTAGTCAGAGCAACAAAGCTCCGACAATGAAAACTCTGGCTATAGGTGCAGGAATTGTATTATTCCCGGTTATGCTGGTTATGCTACAGCCGGATACAGGATCAGCATTAGCGTTCTTTTCTCTGATATTTGTATTCTACCGTGAAGGATATGTCAACACCGGCTTCCTATTGTTTATTGGTATGTGTATATTGCTGTTTGTACTTGCACTTCTGGTAAACCAATGGATACTGATAGGCTCTTTACTGATTATCTGCGGATTTTTTGCCTTCAGTCTTAGAAAAAGACGAAAGTACCTCATCAATATTTCTATACTCTTTGCCGTCTCAACAGCATATATATTGTGTGTGGATTTTGCATACGAGCATATATTGCAACCGCATCAGCGTAACCGTATTGATATTATCCTGGGTAAGATGGACGATCCGAAGGGTCAGGGATACAATCTCAATCAATCCATGATCGCTATAGGATCAGGTCAGCTGCTGGGCAAAGGATATTTACAGGGCACACAGACTAAATATAACTTTGTACCTGAACAAAGTACAGATTTTATTTTCTGTACAGTGGGTGAAGAATGGGGATTTGTAGGAAGTACCCTACTCATAGCGGTCTATATGACCCTATTGGTTCGTATAGTCAATATAGCCGAACGGCAGCGATCAGCATTTGCACGAATATATGCATACGGGGTAGCATCTATCCTATTCTTTCACGTCTTTATCAACATCGGCATGACGATAGGTATAGTTCCTGTTATCGGGATTCCCTTACCTTTTATCAGTTACGGTGGGTCCTCTCTGTGGAGTTTCACCATACTTTTGTTTATTATGCTCAAGTTTGATGCAAACAGAAAAGGGGTAGCTTAATTTAAAAACAGCTCCTACCCTAACTTCTGCAATTGAAAGAAAAGGCAAGTTAATTCAAACATTTGGATTGTAGGTATTATATCCTTTCCAGTATATATTGAATAGCCTCTTCCACGATTTTTTGCGGTTCCGGACTGAATGTTGCATTCACACGACTGGCTAATATAGCATTTATGGACAAAGCATGATGTCCTAAAGCTGCAGCCATAGCATATATTCCGGCTGTTTCCATCTCCAGATTCGTAATCCTTCTGTCTCCCACCCTGAAGCGGTTAATCTTATCTATAAAATCCGGATAAATATTCTGTGTCCTCAGTGCTCTTCCCTGTGGTCCATAAAATCCCGGAGCAGTGGCAGTCATTCCTTTCGGAAGATCAGAAGCAAACTGTTTCAACAACTTTTCACTGGCATGTGCCACATAAGGCTGAAAATGTAAGGCCGGGAACTGTTTTCCGATTTCCTGTTGAATATCAACTTCCAGAACGGAGAGTTCCCTCTTATAATATTGCATTAAAGCGTCAAAGCCAATTCCGATTTCAGAAGCAAGTATTGTACCCATTGGCAAATCAGCCTGCACAGCCCCTGAAGTACCTATACGGATAATATTAAGACTGATCAGATCAGATTTAGGTTCTCTTGATTGAAAATCAATATTTACCAATGCATCCAGTTCATTCAGTACGATATCAATATTATCGGTACCAATACCCGTAGATATGACAGAAACTCTTTTGCCACGAATTGTACCCGTATGCGTGATAAATTCACGTTTACCCTTTTTAAGTTCTATATGGTCAAAATATTTAGAGACTTCTGCGACTCTGTCCGGATCACCTACTGTGATGACCGTGTTTGCCAGATCTTCCGGCAGAATATTCAGATGGTAAATACTTCCATCTGTATTTATAATGAGTTCGGATGCTGGAATCATATTGTTTTTAAGTAATTAAGATGTACTCCTTCTATGGTATTCATTTTTTGCACAACGGTATTGACCTGCATTTTTCTGATTTCGAGCTCCATATAACAGCTATTATCAAATTCCTGTTTCAACATAGTCAAGTCTTCCTCTTTCACGATCCGCATTACATCATTCATCTGCAGATATTCAAAGGACACGCTATACACATCATTCACGGTGCGCTCCACAATAACCGAACTGGCTAAAGCTTCCTGCGCGGCTGTCTTGTAGGCATTGATCAATCCCGGAACTCCTAACAGAGTACCTCCAAAATATCGCACCACTACAATCAGGACATTGGTCACATCCTGAGAAAGCAATACGTTGAGAATCGGCCGGCCTGCTGTACCTGAAGGTTCACCATCATCATTTACCCGAAATACAGCCCGATCAGGTGTCAGACGATAAGCCCAGCAGTGGTGTCTCGCTTTAGGGTGTAAATCTTTTAATTCCTGAATGATAGTTTTCAATGCGGCTTCATCTCTGAACGGATAGGCATAAGCAATAAATTTACTTCCTTTGTCCCGAAAAATCCCTTCGGAGGACGATTCAATAGTACGATAAGTATCTTCAAATAAACTCACAGATAAGCAATTAATAAGACAGAAATTACAGCCAGACAAAGTCCCGCTTTATTCAATATAGACAATTTTTCTTTAAATAAAAAGATACCAGCCAGTGCACCGAAAGCAATCACACCGATATTCATGGACGTAAAGACAATAGATGGATTCTCCGGAATAGCACGGTGTGCTTTCATATAAAACATAATATTTCCGAAATTGAAAACACCCAGAACCAGCCCGCCAAACATAGACTGTATATCAAACTTTTGTTTTTTCCAAAACAATAAATAAAACAAACAGCCACATGCTACGACCAATGCCAGCGCAAAAATGATCAGCATAGAAGCCGTGTAGGGAATCTCTTTATGCTGCGCCACTTGTTTGAAAAGTACATCAATACATCCCATTCCTAAAAATACTATCGCCGGATATATAATAGACGAAGTCGGCTTTTCGGATTTCTGCCCGCCTTTACTCCATCCTATCGAGCAGATTATAGCGACAACTCCTACTGCAAGTCCAATTATTTTACCGGATTCAATACGCTCTCCAAATAACAGAAAAGCAGCGGTCAACGGAATAAACAAGGAAAGTCTCTGGGCAACTTCTGTCTTTACAATCCCGCTGTATTCTATAGAAAGCGCAATGATCAGAAATAAGGTAGGCAAGAGAATACCTAAGGGCAAATACAGATTCCAGGGAAGAACAGGGTTATCCCACCTTACGGGCTCCGGATTTAAAAATATCCAGGTCATCAACAGCGCTACAGGATAATTCCACAACACTAACTGTAAATGATTGATACCTCTGCTTTTTGCCCATTTGATACAAATGGCGACCAATACACTGCAGATAACACTTAAAAAAACAAATATCATATTCTTCTATTTCCAGAGTCCGGCTTTGTGCAATCGGGCTTTCCCCTCCAGTTCTCTGAAATAAGCTGCATATTTCACATTTGGAGGAACTGTCATCGTTACCGCATAACCCTTTTCTACCAGTTCTGCATTTAACAATACACTATCGATATATACATAAGCCAGCAATCGGCCATACCGATCCCGCTTTGCAACATCAAAAGTAAGACTAACATGCCTATTCTTTAAACGTTCTGTTAAATATTTTTTGGATTCTGCACCGAAATAGCCAATCAGCTTTCGCCCAGTATTTCGGGATTCAGGAGCATCTATACCTATAAACCTGACTTTTGTTCCTTTAGAAGAACCATCCTCGATCACAAAGGTGTCTCCATCGATAACCCGACGAACGATATAACTATGATCAGGCGCAATTTCTAATCTTTTGGATGAATGTACAAAAGACGTAAAAGCAATAAAAAAAAGAGGTAAACACCTCAAAAGTATCTTCATATAAATTATAAAAGGGAGGCTGCAAAATTAACAAAACCAAAATAATTAAAGGAAAAGTATAATTTCAAATAAAATAATCATTAAAAAAACCTAAATTTTAAAATAAAAATAATACAAAAAAAATAACAAATTTTTATTAAAAAATACGTTAAAAATAAATCAAAAAATAAGCGAAAAATACGTCATAAATATTAACACATTAAAAATATAAAAAGCTATATATAAACATTTTACCAAATAATAAGTGAAATTAAAGATGTAATTTTAATATAAAATTCACATAAAAATAAACATAAAATAAGATGTTTTTTAACCATAAAAAACAGAATAAAAACACACTTATAAAGATTAAAAAAACAATAAATATTAAATTTTATTTGGATTTTTATTTTTTTGCCGTACATTTGAAATGTCAAACACGAGACACAGACAATGAAACATAATAACACATATCTATTTTTTGGTTTCTTTTATTTTAGCAATAAGAGCAGGGACTAGTATATAGATATAAGTTATACAGATATATAGAGGGTCCCGGAAATATTCGGGACCCTCTTTTTTTGGAAAGTTAACGAGAAAAATGAGCTTAAAAATTGCAATACAGGGGGCAAAGGCCTCTTTTCACGAAGAAGCAGCCTTCAAATATTTCGGCAATGATATAGAAATTGTCGAATGTGATTCTTTCAAAAAGACCTGCGATATTCTCAAACAGAAAAAAGCAGATTATGTGGTCATGGCCATCGAGAATTCAATTGCCGGAAGTATTCTCCAAAATTACAATCTGTTGCGTGATTATCGCTTTCATATTGTAGGCGAAGTCTATCTGCACATTCAACAGCATTTATTAGCACTGCCGGGTGTAAAATTAGCAGATATCAAGATTGTAGAATCGCATCCTATTGCAATCCGTCAGTGTGATGCCTTTCTGGAAGATCACCCGCATTTTCTGGTGAAAGAGTTCACAGACACTGCAGCAGCAGCAAAGAAGATTGCGGATGAAAAACTGACCACGACAGCAGCGATTGCCGGAGAACTGGCGGCCAAACTTTATGGTCTTGAAATTATTGAACGCAGAATTGAAACCAACAAAAAGAATGCAACACGTTTTCTGATTCTGGCAGATGAAGTCGTCGAACAGAAAAATGCAAACAAAGCATCATTATCTTTTCAAACCGGCAATGCTGTAGGCGCTCTGGCTAATGTACTTCAGTGTTTTGCAGAGCAAAATGTCAATCTGACCAAAATTCAATCTATGCCGGTCGTAGGACGCCGTAATGACTACGATTTTTATGTAGATGTAGAATGGAAAAAACAATCCGAATACGATGCAGCTATCCGCAAAGTATTGAAGCATACTGTCAACTTCAGTATCATGGGTGAATACATTAAAAATGAGAAATTGTAATTAATAAACTGAAAATATAAAATACACAATAAAATGAAACACACATTAGACATCCTTCCGCTAAAATCCTGGTTAGATACAGGAGACAGACCTTTGATCATCGGAGGCCCTTGTAGTGCAGAGACTGAAGAACAACTGGTTTCAACAGCTCACCTTTTGGCAAACACCGGTAAAGTAAACGTATTGCGCGCCGGAATCTGGAAACCTCGTACCCGTCCGGGAGAATTCGAAGGTATAGGAAGTATTGGTCTGGAATGGTTAAAAAGAGCCAAAGAAGAAACAGGTCTGTTGACTGCGACTGAAGTAGCAACGGCCAAGCACGTGGAAGAAGCTTTAGCTGCAGGAGTAGATATCCTTTGGATTGGTGCCCGTTCTACTGCAAACCCGTTCACTGTTCAGGAAATAGCAGACGCCTTACAAGGTGTGGATGTGCCTGTATTAGTTAAGAATCCTGTGAATCCGGATTTATCTTTATGGGTAGGTGCATTAGAGCGTATCAACCGTGCAGGTATTAAAAAACTGGCTGCTATTCACAGAGGATTCTCTTCATACGAGAAGACAGCTTTCAGAAATGAACCGATGTGGGATCTGGCTATTCAGCTGAAAACCTTAATTCCTGATCTTCCGGTTATCAATGACCCAAGTCATATTTGCGGAAATCGTGAACTGATCCCGTACATTGCACAAAAAGCGATGGATATGGATATGCAGGGATTAATTATTGAATCGCATATCGATCCTTCAGTAGCGTGGACGGATGCCAAACAACAACTTACTCCTGCAGCTTTGGCTGAATTAGTAGGCCACTTATCTTTACGTCGTCCGGAATCCGACAATCCTGCTTTCGAAGATAAACTTTCAGAGTTACGTGCTGAAATCGACAGACTGGATGACAAAATAATCCAGCAAATCGGAGACCGTATGAAAATTGCAGAGAAAATCGGCGAATACAAACGCGATAATAATGTGACCATCTTACAGGTTTCGCGATGGGATGAAATCGTACAAAAACGTGCGAAATTAGCCAATGCATTAAACTTAGATCAGGATTTTACAGTAAAATTCCTGGAACTGTTACACAACGAGTCTATCCGCAGACAAAATGAAGTAATGAACAATACACCAGCTACGGAGGCGTAATGGAGCATTCAGGCATTGCATTAAGCCATCCAGGCAAAACAATAAAAGGTACGGTACAGCTCACAGGTTCTAAATCTGAGAGCAACCGTGCCCTCATTATCCAGGCACTGAGTAAAGGCAACGTCCGTATTGAAAATCTTTCGAATGCAGATGATACCGTGATTATGCAACGTGCTTTAAAGACCGCTGCTGAACCACAATCCGACACCACAACCATTAACATCGGACCTGCTGGTACAGCAATGCGTTTTTTGACATCCTACCTCAACTTAGTAAAAGGTAATTTTACCCTTACAGGTACCGAGCGGATGCAACAGCGTCCTATTGGTATTCTCGTTGATGCACTAAAAACATTAGGTGCAGATATACATTATGAGAAGAAAGCAGGATATCCTCCTTTGAAAATCGAAGGAGGAATGTTCCAGAATAAAAAAGAAGTTTCCATAAAAGGAAACATAAGCAGTCAGTATATTTCCTCGCTGTTGCTGATTGCATCAGCACTGAAAAAAGGTCTTACGCTTCATATTGAAGGAGAGTTGACTTCACGACCTTATGTATCTATGACATTAGATATGCTCAAAGAAGCGGGCATATCTCATACATGGAATGAAAATTCAATTGAGATAGCTCCTCAACAAGCAAAAGAGGCAACTTTATATATAGAACCAGACTGGAGTGCGGCCTCCTATTGGTATGCGATAGTAGCGTTATCCGAAAACGGACATATTGTACTGCCGGGATTGAAACAAAACAGTTTACAGGGAGACAGTGCAATAGTAGATATAATGACACACTTCAGTGTACGCTCTTCTTTTGAACAGGACGGACTCCATCTTCACAAGTCAGCAGTTGATTCTGATCAAACCCTTTTTGACTTTAAAGAATGTCCGGATCTGGCCCAGACAGTCATTGTATGTGCAGCAGCATTGAAACGCGACATTTCATTTACCGGCCTGGAAACACTTAAAATCAAAGAAACAGACCGTATTGCTGCTCTTCAGAATGAGATTGGTAAATTCGGAGCGTTGCTTGTGGAAGATAATGGAATCTACCACCTGAAGACTTCCAATGTCTTCAAACCTGAACACATAACAATCAAGACATATGAAGATCATCGTATGGCCATGGCATTCGCTCCTCTGGCACTTGTATTTGATCAGATTCATATAGAAGATCCTATTGTGGTCGAAAAATCATATCCTGAATTCTGGGATCACCTAAAAAATCAAAATTTTACGATTACGGCATAGATAAAATAGAATAAGACCATAATATTATGGTCTTATTCTATATCTTTACGCTTTGCTAATACATTATTAAACTTTATGGCAGGAAATTCATTTGGAGAAGTATTCAGGATTACGACTTTCGGGGAGTCACACGGCGAAGCTATAGGTGTGATTATTGACGGTTGCCCGTCAAATATCGAAATCGATGAAACTTTCATCCAATCGGAATTGGATAAAAGAAAACCCGGACAATCCAAGATTACAACTCAACGCAAAGAAAGTGATACTGCAAAAATTCTTTCAGGTGTATTTGAAGGAAAATCAACCGGTACCCCAATTGCTCTGGTCATTCCCAATGAAGACCAGCGATCTAAAGACTATTCTCACATACAGAATAAATTCAGACCTTCTCACGCCGACTATACGTATCATATGAAATACGGTAATCGTGATTATCGCGGAGGCGGTCGTTCATCAGCACGAGAAACTGCTGCAAGAGTAGCTGCAGGTGCTGTTGCCAAATTATTTCTAAAACAACTTGGCATTGAAATATTTGCCCACGTGTCTTCTGTAGGAAAGATTGATGCTCCTAACCTGGATCACAGCGATCTGTCTACACTACTGGAACAACGTGAAAATAATATTGTAAGATGCGTAGATCCGGCTACAGCCAATGAAATGATATCATTTATTGACGGCATACGTAAAGCCGGAGATACTGTAGGAGGAAAAATTTCAACAGTTATCCGTAATGTACCTGCGGGATTAGGAGAGCCTGTATTCGACAAATTGCATGCTGATCTTGCCAAAGCTATGATGAGCATCAATGCAGTACACGGATTTGAATACGGATCCGGATTTGAAGGATCACAAATGATAGGATCCGAACATAACGACATTTTTCTGACTGAAAATCAGGACCTGGATCATGTACATACGATTACAAATTTTTCCGGTGGTATACAGGGCGGAATCTCCAATGGTATGGACATTACATTCCGTACTGCATTCAAACCTGTTGCTACTATTATGAGAGATCAGGAAACGGTTAATACCGAAGGAGAGTCTGTAAGTATTTCAGGCAAAGGAAGACACGATCCTTGTGTAGTACCACGTGCAGTAGTTATAGTAGAAGCTATGGCAGCACTCGTGATTACAGACCATTTATTAAGACAAAAAAGTTATTCGAATGCCCGTTTCTAACCGATACATTTTAGCCTCCGATATCGGAGGCTCTCATATTACCTCAGCTATCGTCGATACAGCTGACTGGTCCATTCTATTTGAAAGTGTAACACGCAATCGTGTCAATTCTTCATCGGATGCTAAATCGATTTTTCAAAGCTGGGCTTCCAATCTAAAAGAGACAATAGCCAAATCTCCCGAAGAAATCACACAGCTTGGGATTGCCATGCCTGGCCCCTTCGATTATGAAAAAGGAATTTCCCTGATGC
The Sphingobacterium spiritivorum genome window above contains:
- a CDS encoding chorismate mutase, whose protein sequence is MKHTLDILPLKSWLDTGDRPLIIGGPCSAETEEQLVSTAHLLANTGKVNVLRAGIWKPRTRPGEFEGIGSIGLEWLKRAKEETGLLTATEVATAKHVEEALAAGVDILWIGARSTANPFTVQEIADALQGVDVPVLVKNPVNPDLSLWVGALERINRAGIKKLAAIHRGFSSYEKTAFRNEPMWDLAIQLKTLIPDLPVINDPSHICGNRELIPYIAQKAMDMDMQGLIIESHIDPSVAWTDAKQQLTPAALAELVGHLSLRRPESDNPAFEDKLSELRAEIDRLDDKIIQQIGDRMKIAEKIGEYKRDNNVTILQVSRWDEIVQKRAKLANALNLDQDFTVKFLELLHNESIRRQNEVMNNTPATEA
- the aroA gene encoding 3-phosphoshikimate 1-carboxyvinyltransferase; amino-acid sequence: MEHSGIALSHPGKTIKGTVQLTGSKSESNRALIIQALSKGNVRIENLSNADDTVIMQRALKTAAEPQSDTTTINIGPAGTAMRFLTSYLNLVKGNFTLTGTERMQQRPIGILVDALKTLGADIHYEKKAGYPPLKIEGGMFQNKKEVSIKGNISSQYISSLLLIASALKKGLTLHIEGELTSRPYVSMTLDMLKEAGISHTWNENSIEIAPQQAKEATLYIEPDWSAASYWYAIVALSENGHIVLPGLKQNSLQGDSAIVDIMTHFSVRSSFEQDGLHLHKSAVDSDQTLFDFKECPDLAQTVIVCAAALKRDISFTGLETLKIKETDRIAALQNEIGKFGALLVEDNGIYHLKTSNVFKPEHITIKTYEDHRMAMAFAPLALVFDQIHIEDPIVVEKSYPEFWDHLKNQNFTITA
- the aroC gene encoding chorismate synthase is translated as MAGNSFGEVFRITTFGESHGEAIGVIIDGCPSNIEIDETFIQSELDKRKPGQSKITTQRKESDTAKILSGVFEGKSTGTPIALVIPNEDQRSKDYSHIQNKFRPSHADYTYHMKYGNRDYRGGGRSSARETAARVAAGAVAKLFLKQLGIEIFAHVSSVGKIDAPNLDHSDLSTLLEQRENNIVRCVDPATANEMISFIDGIRKAGDTVGGKISTVIRNVPAGLGEPVFDKLHADLAKAMMSINAVHGFEYGSGFEGSQMIGSEHNDIFLTENQDLDHVHTITNFSGGIQGGISNGMDITFRTAFKPVATIMRDQETVNTEGESVSISGKGRHDPCVVPRAVVIVEAMAALVITDHLLRQKSYSNARF